The following proteins are co-located in the Vigna unguiculata cultivar IT97K-499-35 chromosome 9, ASM411807v1, whole genome shotgun sequence genome:
- the LOC114164306 gene encoding uncharacterized serine-rich protein C215.13 — MLLYQTSTTHSLLLLLLPHTTNSTISFLDQMGCCVSKCRPDNKPSPEQHQNQFNFNLVQDKLAPPPPTLYSSIKISPSPPSPTSSTSSISSFTCTTSNTISSASSLSTASSSLSSKDRSFSNDFLWSCYKDNPHITRINSLREASLSLMPPTKPRPHHRKLTNINPSPPPKPNLLTRKQSPPPQSFSMPQKRVRSNSPTNLARQKSFRKDTERSITVNYASDMHSRILRSPSPSRRYVGDKCGSANLATDNVVSRRMMNGSKVSVPAVHSHHSGFPSTRKESVKAESPRRVLNSAGLRNNETCTFGAGSKVDETVAKDVVSDHDMDLTLMEDINNPLISLDCFIFL; from the coding sequence ATGCTACTATATCAAACTTCAACTACTCActcccttcttcttcttcttcttcctcacacTACCAATTCTACTATCTCCTTTCTCGACCAAATGGGTTGCTGCGTAAGCAAATGCAGACCCGACAACAAACCCTCCCCGGAACAACATCAAAACCAGTTCAACTTCAACCTCGTTCAAGACAAACTTGCTCCACCACCTCCCACCCTTTACTCCTCAATCAAAATCTCTCCCTCCCCTCCTTCTCCAACCTCTTCCACTTCCTCCATTTCCTCCTTCACATGCACCACTTCCAACACCATCTCCTCCGCCTCCTCCCTCTCCACCGCTTCCTCCTCCTTGAGCTCCAAGGACAGGTCCTTCTCCAACGACTTCCTATGGTCCTGCTACAAGGACAACCCTCACATTACTCGCATCAACTCACTCAGGGAAGCCTCTCTCTCCTTGATGCCACCCACTAAACCTAGACCTCATCATAGAAAGCTTACAAACATAAACCCATCACCACCTCCCAAACCCAACTTGCTCACACGCAAGCAGTCTCCACCACCACAATCGTTTTCTATGCCCCAGAAGAGGGTTCGCTCAAACTCACCAACGAATCTCGCCAGGCAGAAGAGTTTCCGGAAGGACACGGAGAGGTCTATTACTGTTAACTATGCTTCCGACATGCACAGTAGGATTCTACGGTCACCCTCTCCGAGCAGAAGATATGTCGGAGACAAATGTGGGAGTGCTAATTTGGCAACGGACAACGTTGTTTCTAGGCGAATGATGAACGGTTCCAAAGTTAGTGTTCCTGCGGTTCATTCCCATCATTCTGGTTTTCCTTCAACGAGGAAAGAGAGTGTTAAAGCAGAGAGTCCACGAAGAGTACTTAATTCTGCTGGTTTAAGGAACAATGAGACATGTACTTTCGGGGCCGGTTCTAAAGTTGATGAAACTGTGGCTAAGGATGTGGTTTCTGACCATGACATGGACTTAACTCTGATGGAGGATATTAACAACCCTCTTATCTCCTTGGACTGTTTCATCTTTTTGTAG